The segment atttataacaataaaatattgtcaataattattgtttgttttaataattttttatcaataatattgtgttttattattattaattttctccTTTTctccaaagaaaaaaaaaagtcatctCGTGGTTGTTTCTATCATTTCTATCGAATATCTTTGTGAAGAAAACTATAATACCATcctaataacaacaacaataataataataaaaataaaatgtcaacaCACACCTCTTTTGACAactgaatttatatattttttttgacataaataatcaactaaaacataaattaattgttgaattataattgaaaatatgtcAAGACCAGGAACGAGACTTGATTCAAAAAAAGTTgtaagtaattatttaaaaaaaacaataataaatatttatagataaattaataaataaattaatttgttttagaATTCTGAATTATTTACATTGACTTATGGTGCTCTGGTTTCTCAGCTGTTGAAAGATTAtgaaaatgttgatgatgttaataaacaattggaAAGAATGGGTTATAATATGGGAATACGTTtaattgaagattttttagCAAGAACTGGATCTGGTCGTTGTTATGATTTTCGTGATACAgctgaaaaaatacaaactggttttaaaatatttcttggTATAAcaccaacaataacaaattggAGTGCTGCTGGtgatgaattttcattatgtTTTGAATCAAATCCATTAACTGAATTTGTTGAATTACcagataattgtttaaatcttaaatattgtaatatattaaCTGGTGTATTAAGAGGTGCATGTGAAATGGTACAAATGGAAGTACAATCATGGTTTGTACaagatcaattgaaaaatgacaGTATAACTGAAttgagaattaaatttatcaaaagattAGAAGATGCAATACCAGCTGGTGAAGATTAATTGTTATCAAATCATTCATATTATCTTGTATTgtataaatgtaataataatcttgtaataattccaataataattaaaaattaataatataaacaccaacaatttgttaaaaaactatttatttttaagttaaaataatcaatggaattatcaatttacagttgttttatttttcagctaaatttataaaaatatttcttttttcatttgttatttttgagtgCTGATGAACaaggtaattaattattattatatttcaaaaaaaataactaaattctttttaattttatcaatttaaattgcaattttttataaataattatttaaaatattttataaattcattaaattatattatttaatcaaaaacaataaaaaaaattatcaaagttaattaaaaatgaagaaaaaaaaacaatgaaatttcagatgatttaaaattgaaaatagagCCTCTAAATGACACCAGTGCAATcatcaaatggaaaaataataacacatgTAAAATGATGCTATTGATTGATCAATTAGTGCCTTTAAAATcaagagaaaaaattgatattgaataTGGTACTGATTTTCATACACTCAATGATTTAATTGCCAACAcgacattttatttatggtTATTTGATGGAGAATGGCATAGTTTTGATAACACATTTAAAGCTAATAATATCAGTGAAGAAATTCCATCAACACCTCAAGTTTTAACATcgtcatcaacaacagcagtACCACCTTTAAAATGATGCTATTGCTTGATCAATTAATACCTTTAAAATCCATTACTAATATTAGCttaataacaatcaaaaaataaacacaacaaattgttgaaaaactatttatttttatttatattaatcaatGAAATCATCAATGGTTCCAGCCAACAAAAcagtttcttctttttttttttttctttttctttcttcttttttttttgatgttataattaataataataataatggtaattacaagtttatatttcgaatgaaaaaaagaaagaaatacaaataataataaaacatgttATTGAACAAATCgtaaaaacataaaatcaaAAAGCCTTGTGTACAACTAACTGGAGAACACTTGTTAAttcaaattgatttattaataattatagaaaataaaaaaagacaatttaaaatgaaaaacaaaataataatgtttggaATGAaattaagaaacaaaaaaaaaaataaaaataaaagaattacgTTGATGTAGTACCATCCaagtggtttttattttttttttttttgtttatatgtttaaataaagtaCAACTGGACAATGATCACTTCCATATACTTCACTACGAATAACATTATCACaaacattatcaacaatacGTTTTGATGttagaaaataatcaagtctCCATCCAGCATTTCTTGAACGTGCATTACTAACATAATTCCAAAATGTATATGCACCCTCTTTGTCTGGATATAAATTACGATATGTATCAATAAAACCAGCAGCTAATAATTCAGTCATATTATCACGTTCATCTTTAGTAAAACCAGGACTACGTGAATTTGttgttggattttttaaatcaatttcttTATGTGCAACATTTAAATCACCACAAATAATAACTGGTTTTTTAGCATcaagtaatttaatataatctttaaatactttattccattctaattttttatctaatgattttaattttgctcCAGCATTTGGATGATATGAACAtacaacataataattatcatattcaGCTGTTATTAATcttgattcattatttaattcataattatcaatacCATATTTTATACTTATTGGTTCTTTTTTAGAATATAATGCAACACCAGCATAACCTTTTGTTGCACCTtcagtataaatattataatttggtATTGTCATTGCTTCAATTAATTCATCTTTTGTACATTTAATTtcttgtaataatattatatcagCATCTTCAGCAATGAAATATGGAAGTGCTTGTTTTTTAGCTGCAGCACGAGCACCAGATACATTCCAtgtacatattttaatattatatttatcaccatttttatttagtttttcacatgtaaaattaattgatgaaagaTCTgtttctgttttatttttttttgttgctgttgttgttgttttttcatcattatcatttgttgaattattatcatcattatttgatgtttttgttGATGTAGCAGGTTTACGTCcacgtttttgttttttaacttcttctactttttcttcgtcttctttttcttgattgtcatcatcatcatcaacatcattacTTGCAGCAACTTCTGTTTTAccatttttatcttcaattggTTCAGTTACTGATGGCTCTTTTGTTtcttcaactattttttctacttcttcttctttatttttttctttttcttcaacaacattattttctgatGTACCATTTGTTTCATTagttgattcaattttttcatctgtatttgatgattcatttGATGCAGATTtaacttcttcttctttttcttcgacaatttcttttttttcttcatttttttctactgttttattttcttcttcatcttcatttttttctacaacttCAACAACAGCAGCTTTTCTACCTCTTTTTGATACTGGTTTTTTAAcaacttctttttcttcttcttcttcatcatcatcaccatttttttctataacagCTTCAACAGTTACAATAGCTTTTCTGCCTCTTTTAGATACTGGCTTTTTAAtaacttcttcttcttcatcatcattttcatttttttctataactaCTACTGCTGGTTTTCTGCCTCTTTTTGATACTGGCTTTTTAATAACTTCcacttcttcttcttcttcctcttcttcatcatcattttcatttttttcttcaacaggtgctgctgctgctggtTTTCTGCCTCTTTTAGCAACTGGTTTAGAAAcaacttctttttcttcttcaacttTTGTTTCTTTTGGTTTTCTACCACGTTTAGCTGGAGGTGGTTTAGCAACagtttcttcttcttctgcatcatcatcaacaacattttCAACAACTGGTGTTGCAGCTTTTCTTCCTCTTTTATTTGGAATTACTTTTGCAACAACTTCGTCTTCTACATTTTCTATTTCAACAACTGGTGTTGCAGGTTTTCTTCCTCTTTTATTTGGAATTACTTTTGCAACAACTTCGTCATCTACATTTTCTATTTCAACAACTGGTGTTGCAGCTTTACGACCTCTTTTACCTGCAACTTTTTGTGTTGGTAATGTTGGTGGTGTTAATTCATCACCATCTTCTTCTGgagttttttctttaataatttttttttgttctttaacTGTTGGTTTTTTAGCACCACGTTTAGCTTTTGGTGCTTCTTCCTCTTGGTCATCATCAACTTCTTGGTCGTCATCAACaacttcttcttcatcatcagctgaaacatcatttttttgtgcAACAACTTGTTTCTTTGGaccagtttttttaattacatcatctttggttgtttttttatttgttgattcatcatctacatcaatatcttcatttttattttgtgcaactttttttttgccttttgTAACAACTGGTGCTTTTGTTGGCTCTTCAGTCTCATCAGCTTTGGTTTTACGAGCTCTTTTTGGCTTTGATGGACCCTCCTCAACAACATCATCTTGTACAATTTCTTTTGGTTTAGGTGGACGACCACGTCCAACTGGCTTTTTTACTTCAACTTCCATTGCTTCACTGTCGTTTTCAGCTTCAGTATTTTTATCAGCCTTGTTTGCCTATTTAACAGATTAAATTATAAAGCAAATGCATTAGTAAAAATATggagataataataaaacaaaaaataaaacgcaTTTATCAAagtaaccttttttttttttttttggcggGCGAAACAatgtggaaaaataaattaatataaattataatttttttttgaaattttaattaaaatattcacatATTAAAATCAATCCATCTCcccaataattattaaataaatgaattaattttttcaatgtattttcaagagagaaaaaaaaaaaaaaaaaaaaaaatgaaaattactaaCCTTTGTTTGTCGTGGTTTGGCCATTTTGTATTCTcaaataatgttgcttgaattttaaagaaaaaaaatagcaactcaattattttaataaaatgagtattttaaatactttaattaggctgattaattaaataatatcgcgtaatatatatttaataaaattaatatattattattaatattatcttgaTTTGCTTGCTTGCTTTTAACGAGTATCAACTTGATTGCTTGATTCTCCTTTTCAGTGTGTGTGTGCACACAGTCACTCGCCGGCACTTTGATAATTAGGCGCGGGAAAA is part of the Aphidius gifuensis isolate YNYX2018 linkage group LG1, ASM1490517v1, whole genome shotgun sequence genome and harbors:
- the LOC122847675 gene encoding recombination repair protein 1-like — protein: MAKPRQTKANKADKNTEAENDSEAMEVEVKKPVGRGRPPKPKEIVQDDVVEEGPSKPKRARKTKADETEEPTKAPVVTKGKKKVAQNKNEDIDVDDESTNKKTTKDDVIKKTGPKKQVVAQKNDVSADDEEEVVDDDQEVDDDQEEEAPKAKRGAKKPTVKEQKKIIKEKTPEEDGDELTPPTLPTQKVAGKRGRKAATPVVEIENVDDEVVAKVIPNKRGRKPATPVVEIENVEDEVVAKVIPNKRGRKAATPVVENVVDDDAEEEETVAKPPPAKRGRKPKETKVEEEKEVVSKPVAKRGRKPAAAAPVEEKNENDDEEEEEEEEVEVIKKPVSKRGRKPAVVVIEKNENDDEEEEVIKKPVSKRGRKAIVTVEAVIEKNGDDDEEEEEKEVVKKPVSKRGRKAAVVEVVEKNEDEEENKTVEKNEEKKEIVEEKEEEVKSASNESSNTDEKIESTNETNGTSENNVVEEKEKNKEEEVEKIVEETKEPSVTEPIEDKNGKTEVAASNDVDDDDDNQEKEDEEKVEEVKKQKRGRKPATSTKTSNNDDNNSTNDNDEKTTTTATKKNKTETDLSSINFTCEKLNKNGDKYNIKICTWNVSGARAAAKKQALPYFIAEDADIILLQEIKCTKDELIEAMTIPNYNIYTEGATKGYAGVALYSKKEPISIKYGIDNYELNNESRLITAEYDNYYVVCSYHPNAGAKLKSLDKKLEWNKVFKDYIKLLDAKKPVIICGDLNVAHKEIDLKNPTTNSRSPGFTKDERDNMTELLAAGFIDTYRNLYPDKEGAYTFWNYVSNARSRNAGWRLDYFLTSKRIVDNVCDNVIRSEVYGSDHCPVVLYLNI
- the LOC122847674 gene encoding trafficking protein particle complex subunit 3 → MSRPGTRLDSKKVNSELFTLTYGALVSQLLKDYENVDDVNKQLERMGYNMGIRLIEDFLARTGSGRCYDFRDTAEKIQTGFKIFLGITPTITNWSAAGDEFSLCFESNPLTEFVELPDNCLNLKYCNILTGVLRGACEMVQMEVQSWFVQDQLKNDSITELRIKFIKRLEDAIPAGED